The proteins below come from a single Balaenoptera acutorostrata chromosome 2, mBalAcu1.1, whole genome shotgun sequence genomic window:
- the WDR55 gene encoding WD repeat-containing protein 55 — protein MDRTCEERPAEDERDEEDPDSAEAPARIRDTPEDIVLEAPASGLAFHPARDILAAGDVDGDVFVFSYSCQEGETKEHWSSGHHLKSCRAIVFSEDGQKLVTVSKDKAIHFLDVELGRLERRISKAHGVPINSLLLVDENVLATGDDTGGIRLWDQRKEGPLMDMRQHEEYIADMALDPAKKLLLTASGDGCLGVFNIRRRRFELLSEPQSGDLTSVTLMKCGKKVACGSSEGTIYLFNWDGFGATSDRFALRAESIDCMVPVTESLLCTGSTDGVIRAVNILPNRVVGSVGQHAGEPVEKLALSHCGRFLASSGHDQRLKFWDMAQLRALVVDDYRRRKKKGGPLRALSSKAWSTDDFFAGLREEGEDATAQEEEEESEDDSD, from the exons ATGGACCGCACGTGTGAGGAGAGGCCCGCGGAGGATGAGAGAGACGAGGAGGACCCCGACTCCGCGGAAGCCCCAGCCCGGATCCGGGACACTCCGGAAGATATCGTGCTGGAGGCTCCGGCCAGTGGACTGGCGTTCCATCCGGCCCGCGATATCCTGGCGGCTGGGGACGTGGACGGGGACGTGTTCGT CTTTTCCTACTCCTGCCAAGAGGGAGAAACCAAGGAGCACTGGTCCTCAGGTCACCACCTCAAGTCCTGCCGAGCCATTGTCTTCTCTGAAGATGGGCAGA aacTTGTTACTGTCTCCAAGGACAAAGCCATCCATTTTCTAGATGTGGAGCTGGGACGACTGGAAAGACGCATTTCCAAGGCTCACGG TGTCCCCATCAACAGCCTGCTGCTGGTGGATGAGAATGTTCTGGCCACTGGGGATGACACAGGTGGCATCCGCCTCTGGGACCAGCGGAAGGAGGGTCCCTTAATGGATATGCGGCAGCATGAGGAGTACATTGCTGACATGGCTCTGGACCCAGCCAAGAAGCTGCTGCTGACAGCCAG CGGAGATGGCTGCCTTGGTGTCTTCAACATCAGGCGACGCCGGTTTGAGTTGCTCTCCGAGCCTCAGTCTGGAGACCTGACCTCTGTTACACTTATGAAA TGTGGGAAGAAGGTGGCCTGTGGCTCCAGTGAAGGTACCATCTACCTCTTCAACTGGGATGGCTTTGGGGCCACAAGTGACCGCTTTGCCCTGAGAGCGGAGTCCATTGACTGCATGGTTCCAGTCACTGAGAGTCTGCTGTGTACCGGCTCCACCGATGGAGTCATCAG GGCTGTCAACATCCTGCCAAACCGAGTGGTGGGCAGTGTGGGCCAGCATGCCGGGGAACCTGTGGAGAAGCTAGCCCTCTCCCACTGCGGCCGCTTCCTGGCCAGCAGTGGCCATGACCAGCGCCTCAAGTTTTGGGACATGGCCCAGCTGCGGGCTTTGGTGGTGGATGACTACCGCCGGCGCAAGAAAAAGGGAGGGCCACTACGGGCGCTGAGCAGCAAGGCCTGGAGCACCGATGACTTCTTTGCAGgactgagggaggagggagaggacgcCACAgctcaggaggaagaggaggaaagtgaggatGACAGTGACTGA
- the DND1 gene encoding LOW QUALITY PROTEIN: dead end protein homolog 1 (The sequence of the model RefSeq protein was modified relative to this genomic sequence to represent the inferred CDS: inserted 1 base in 1 codon): protein MQSKRECELWCERVNPENKAALEAWVRETGIRLVQVNGQRKYGGPPPGWVGSPPPAGSEVFIGRLPQDVYEHQLIPLFQRVGRLYEFRLMMTFSGLNRGFAYARYSSRRGAQAAIATLHNHPLRPSCPLLVCRSTEKCELSVDGLPPGLSRRALLLALQPLSPGLQEALLLPSPGPAPAQIALLKFSSHRAAAMAKKALVEGQSRLCGEQVAVEWLKPDLKQRLRQQLTDPSLQCLQPEGSQVALARDKGLEFQGARAALQLLCQRMKLGSPLFLTKCLGTGSAGWHRFWYQVVIPGHPVPFSGLIWVVLDPSGQDGHEVAKDAVSARLLESXESGASLLRSAGAEAGGTMVQQ from the exons ATGCAGTCCAAGCGGGAGTGTGAG CTGTGGTGTGAGAGGGTGAATCCAGAGAACAAGGCGGCGCTGGAGGCGTGGGTCAGGGAGACGGGCATCCGCCTGGTGCAGGTGAACGGGCAGAGAAAGTATGGCGGGCCACCCCCAG GATGGGTGGGCAGCCCGCCGCCGGCCGGGTCAGAAGTGTTTATCGGGCGGCTGCCCCAGGACGTGTACGAGCACCAGCTGATCCCACTGTTCCAGCGCGTGGGCCGCCTCTACGAGTTCCGCCTGATGATGACCTTCAGCGGTCTGAACCGCGGCTTCGCTTACGCCCGCTACAGCTCGCGACGCGGCGCCCAGGCCGCCATCGCCACGCTGCACAACCACCCGCTGCGGCCGTCCTGCCCGCTGCTCGTGTGCCGCAGCACCGAGAAGTGCGAGCTGAGTGTGGACGGGTTGCCGCCGGGCCTGAGCCGCCGCGCGCTGCTGCTCGCGCTGCAGCCGCTGAGTCCCGGCCTGCAGGAGGCGCTGCTGCTGCCCAGCCCCGGGCCGGCGCCCGCGCAGATCGCATTGCTCAAGTTCAGCTCGCACCGCGCCGCAGCCATGGCCAAAAAGGCCCTGGTGGAAG GGCAGTCACGCCTCTGTGGAGAACAGGTGGCTGTGGAGTGGCTTAAGCCAGACCTGAAGCAGCGACTCCGCCAGCAGCTCACGGATCCCTCTCTACAGTGCTTACAGCCAGAGGGCAGCCAAGTAGCCCTGGCCAGGGACAAGGGGCTGGAGTTCCAAGGGGCTCGGGCTGCCCTGCAGCTGCTGTGCCAACGGATGAAGTTGGGCAGCCCATTGTTCCTCACCAAGTGTTTGGGCACAGGCTCTGCTGGCTGGCACCGATTCTGGTACCAGGTGGTGATCCCTGGGCATCCAGTGCCCTTCAGTGGCCTCATCTGGGTTGTGCTGGACCCCAGTGGGCAGGATGGGCATGAGGTGGCCAAGGATGCTGTGTCTGCACGGCTGCTGGAGT TTGAGTCTGGGGCCAGCCTCCTGCGGTCTGCTGGGGCTGAGGCAGGAGGTACCATGGTTCAGCAGTGA
- the HARS1 gene encoding histidine--tRNA ligase, cytoplasmic, whose product MADRATLEDFVRLQGERVRALKQQKAGAEQIEEEVAKLLKLKAQLGPDEGKQKFVLKTPKGTRDYSPRQMAVREKVFDVIISCFKRHGAEVIDTPVFELKETLTGKYGEDSKLIYDLKDQGGELLSLRYDLTVPFARYLAMNKLTNIKRYHIAKVYRRDNPAMTRGRYREFYQCDFDIAGQFDPMIPDAECLKIMCEILSSLQIGDFLVKVNDRRILDGTFAVCGVPDSKFRTICSSVDKLDKVSWEEVKSEMVGEKGLAPEVADRVGDYVQQHGGVSLVEQLLQDPKLSQNKQALEGLGDLKLLFEYLTLFGIADKISFDLSLARGLDYYTGVIYEAVLLQPPAQAGEEPLGVGSVAAGGRYDGLVGMFDPKGRKVPCVGLSIGVERIFSTVEQRLEALEEKVRTTETQVLVASAQKKLLEERLKLISELWDAGIKAELLYKKNPKLLNQLQYCEEAGIPLVAIVGEQELKDGVIKLRSVASREEVDVRREDLVEEIKRRTSQPLCIC is encoded by the exons ATGGCAGATCGTGCCACGCTGGAGGATTTTGTGCGACTTCAGGGAGAGCGCGTGCGGGCCCTTAAGCAGCAGAAGGCCGGCGCCGAGCAG ATCGAGGAGGAGGTGGCAAAACTACTGAAACTGAAGGCACAACTGGGCCCTGATGAAGGGAAACAGAAGTTTGTGCTCAAAACCCCCAAG GGCACAAGAGACTACAGTCCCCGGCAGATGGCAGTTCGGGAGAAGGTGTTTGATGTAATCATCAGCTGTTTCAAGCGCCACGGTGCAGAAGTAATTGATACACCTGTGTTTGAACTAAAG GAAACACTGACTGGAAAGTATGGGGAAGACTCTAAGCTTATCTATGACCTGAAGGACCAAGGTGGGGAGCTGCTGTCTCTTCGCTATGACCTCACT GTTCCTTTTGCTCGATATTTGGCAATGAATAAACTGACCAACATTAAACGCTACCACATAGCAAAAGTATATCGGCGGGATAACCCAGCCATGACCCGAGGCCGATATCGGGAATTCTACCAGTGT GATTTTGACATTGCTGGGCAATTTGACCCCATGATTCCTGATGCAGAGTGCCTGAAGATAATGTGTGAGATCCTGAGTTCACTCCAGATAGGTGACTTCCTGGTCAAG GTGAACGATCGGCGCATCCTAGATGGGACGTTTGCCGTCTGTGGTGTTCCTGACAGCAAGTTCCGCACCATCTGCTCCTCAGTGGACAAGCTGGACAAG GTTTCCTGGGAGGAAGTAAAGAGTGAGATGGTGGGAGAGAAGGGCCTGGCACCTGAGGTGGCTGACCGCGTTGGGGACTACGTCCAGCAGCATG GTGGGGTATCCCTGGTGGAACAGCTGCTCCAGGATCCTAAATTGTCCCAAAACAAGCAGGCCTTGGAGGGCCTGGGAGACCTGAAGCTGCTATTTGAGTATCTGACCTTGTTTGGCATTGCTGACAAG ATCTCCTTCGACCTGAGCCTTGCTCGAGGGCTGGACTACTATACCGGGGTGATCTATGAGGCAGTGCTGCtacagcccccagcccaggcaggGGAAGAGCCCCTGGGTGTGGGCAGTGTGGCGGCTGGAGGGCGCTATGATGGGCTGGTGGGCATGTTTGATCCCAAAGGGCGCAAGGTGCCATGCGTGGGGCTCAGCATTGGGGTAGAGCGGATCTTCTCCACTGTGGAGCAGAGGCTGGAG GCCTTGGAGGAGAAGGTACGGACCACAGAAACACAGGTGCTTGTGGCATCTGCACAGAAGAAGCTGCTGGAGGAGAGACTGAAGCTCATCTCAGAGTTATGGGATGCTGGTATCAAG GCAGAGCTGCTCTACAAGAAGAACCCCAAGTTACTGAACCAGCTGCAGTACTGTGAGGAGGCAGGCATCCCACTGGTGGCCATCGTTGGTGAGCAAGAGCTCAAGGACGGGGTCATCAAGCTCCGCTCGGTGGCCAGCAGGGAAGAG GTGGACGTCCGAAGAGAAGACCTTGTGGAGGAAATCAAAAGGAGAACAAGCCAGCCCCTTTGCATCTGCTGA
- the HARS2 gene encoding histidine--tRNA ligase, mitochondrial isoform X1 encodes MVLGVRLYSALYPSWGPVCLLLRSFASCSGNPASCCTMPQLGLLHGRAWAVLFGQLRRPPGAVCIGAVHSHSQVAEAALATQLKPHQEKSNFIIKTPKGTRDLSPQQMVVREKIIDMVVSCFKRHGAKGLDTPAFELKEMLTEKYGEDSGLIYDLKDQGGELLSLRYDLTVPFARYLAMNKVKKMKRYHVGNVWRRESPTIVQGRYREFCQCDFDIAGQFDPMIPDAECLKIMCEILSGLQLGDFLIKVNDRRILDGIFAVCGVPESKFHAICSSVDKLDKMSWKDVRHEMVAKKGLAAEMADRIGDYVQCHGGVSLVEQMFQDPRLSQNKQALEGLGDLKLLFEYLTLFGIAEKISFDLSLARGLDYYTGVIYEAVLLHTPAHAEEEPLNVGSVAAGGRYDGLVGMFDPKGHKVPCVGLSIGVERIFSIVEQRMKTFGENIRTTETQVFVATPQKNFLQERLKLIAELWDAGIKAELMYKNNPKLLTQLHYCENMGIPLVVIIGEQELKEGVIKLRSVASREEVAITRENLVAEIQKRLSES; translated from the exons ATGGTGCTCGGGGTTCGCCTCTACAGCGCCCTGTACCCTTCCTGGGGTCCTGTCTGCCTCCTTCTTAGGTCCTTTGCCTCGTGTTCCGGAAATCCTGCCTCCTGCTGCACGATGCCCCAGCTCGGACTCCTACATGGGAGGGCCTGGGCTGTGCTGTTTGGCCAGCTCCGGCGGCCGCCCGGTGCTGTATGCATCGGGGCAGTCCATTCTCATAGCCAG GTTGCGGAGGCAGCGTTAGCAACCCAACTGAAACCACATCAAGAGAAATCAAATTTTATTATCAAGACCCCAAAG GGCACCAGAGATCTTAGTCCCCAGCAGATGGTTGTGAGGGAGaaaattattgatatggttgttAGCTGCTTTAAACGTCATGGAGCAAAGGGGTTGGATACCCCGGCATTTGAGCTAAAg GAAATGCTTACTGAGAAGTATGGAGAGGACTCTGGGCTCATCTATGATCTGAAGGATCAGGGTGGAGAGCTGTTGTCCTTGCGCTATGACCTTACT GTCCCTTTTGCTCGTTATCTGGCCATGAATAAAGTGAAGAAGATGAAACGCTATCATGTTGGAAACGTGTGGCGGCGGGAGAGCCCAACCATAGTCCAAGGCCGCTACCGGGAGTTCTGCCAGTGT GATTTTGACATTGCTGGTCAGTTTGACCCTATGATCCCTGATGCAGAGTGTTTGAAGATCATGTGTGAAATCCTTAGTGGGTTGCAGCTGGGGGATTTTCTCATTAAG GTCAATGACCGGCGGATTTTGGATGGGATATTTGCCGTCTGTGGTGTTCCTGAAAGCAAGTTCCATGCCATCTGCTCCTCGGTTGACAAACTAGACAAG ATGTCTTGGAAAGATGTGAGACATGAGATGGTGGCAAAGAAAGGCCTGGCTGCTGAAATGGCTGATCGAATTGGGGATTACGTCCAATGTCATG GAGGGGTATCCTTGGTGGAACAAATGTTCCAGGATCCCAGACTATCCCAGAACAAGCAGGCCCTAGAGGGCTTGGGAGACCTGAAGCTGCTATTTGAATACCTGACTTTATTTGGAATTGCTGAGAAG ATCTCCTTTGACCTGAGCCTGGCTCGGGGCCTGGACTACTATACAGGAGTGATCTATGAAGCAGTGCTGCTACACACCCCAGCTCATGCTGAGGAGGAGCCACTGAATGTGGGCAGTGTGGCTGCTGGTGGGCGCTATGATGGGCTGGTGGGCATGTTTGACCCCAAAGGCCACAAGGTGCCGTGTGTGGGGCTCAGCATTGGAGTAGAGCGGATCTTCTCCATTGTGGAGCAGAGGATGAAG ACTTTTGGTGAGAATATACGGACCACAGAGACCCAAGTGTTTGTGGCCACACCTCAGAAGAACTTTCTCCAAGAACGGCTGAAGCTAATTGCAGAGCTTTGGGATGCTGGGATCAAG GCAGAGCTGATGTATAAGAACAACCCTAAACTACTAACTCAACTGCACTACTGTGAGAACATGGGCATCCCACTGGTGGTCATTATTGGTGAGCAAGAACTGAAGGAAGGGGTCATCAAGCTCCGTTCAGTGGCCAGCAGGGAGGAG GTGGCCATTACACGGGAAAATCTTGTGGCTGAAATTCAGAAGCGACTGTCTGAGTCTTGA
- the HARS2 gene encoding histidine--tRNA ligase, mitochondrial isoform X3: MVLGVRLYSALYPSWGPVCLLLRSFASCSGNPASCCTMPQLGLLHGRAWAVLFGQLRRPPGAVCIGAVHSHSQVAEAALATQLKPHQEKSNFIIKTPKGTRDLSPQQMVVREKIIDMVVSCFKRHGAKGLDTPAFELKEMLTEKYGEDSGLIYDLKDQGGELLSLRYDLTVPFARYLAMNKVKKMKRYHVGNVWRRESPTIVQGRYREFCQCDFDIAGQFDPMIPDAECLKIMCEILSGLQLGDFLIKVNDRRILDGIFAVCGVPESKFHAICSSVDKLDKMSWKDVRHEMVAKKGLAAEMADRIGDYVQCHGGVSLVEQMFQDPRLSQNKQALEGLGDLKLLFEYLTLFGIAEKISFDLSLARGLDYYTGVIYEAVLLHTPAHAEEEPLNVGSVAAGGRYDGLVGMFDPKGHKVPCVGLSIGVERIFSIVEQRMKTFGENIRTTETQVFVATPQKNFLQERLKLIAELWDAGIKAELMYKNNPKLLTQLHYCENMGIPLVVIIGGHYTGKSCG; the protein is encoded by the exons ATGGTGCTCGGGGTTCGCCTCTACAGCGCCCTGTACCCTTCCTGGGGTCCTGTCTGCCTCCTTCTTAGGTCCTTTGCCTCGTGTTCCGGAAATCCTGCCTCCTGCTGCACGATGCCCCAGCTCGGACTCCTACATGGGAGGGCCTGGGCTGTGCTGTTTGGCCAGCTCCGGCGGCCGCCCGGTGCTGTATGCATCGGGGCAGTCCATTCTCATAGCCAG GTTGCGGAGGCAGCGTTAGCAACCCAACTGAAACCACATCAAGAGAAATCAAATTTTATTATCAAGACCCCAAAG GGCACCAGAGATCTTAGTCCCCAGCAGATGGTTGTGAGGGAGaaaattattgatatggttgttAGCTGCTTTAAACGTCATGGAGCAAAGGGGTTGGATACCCCGGCATTTGAGCTAAAg GAAATGCTTACTGAGAAGTATGGAGAGGACTCTGGGCTCATCTATGATCTGAAGGATCAGGGTGGAGAGCTGTTGTCCTTGCGCTATGACCTTACT GTCCCTTTTGCTCGTTATCTGGCCATGAATAAAGTGAAGAAGATGAAACGCTATCATGTTGGAAACGTGTGGCGGCGGGAGAGCCCAACCATAGTCCAAGGCCGCTACCGGGAGTTCTGCCAGTGT GATTTTGACATTGCTGGTCAGTTTGACCCTATGATCCCTGATGCAGAGTGTTTGAAGATCATGTGTGAAATCCTTAGTGGGTTGCAGCTGGGGGATTTTCTCATTAAG GTCAATGACCGGCGGATTTTGGATGGGATATTTGCCGTCTGTGGTGTTCCTGAAAGCAAGTTCCATGCCATCTGCTCCTCGGTTGACAAACTAGACAAG ATGTCTTGGAAAGATGTGAGACATGAGATGGTGGCAAAGAAAGGCCTGGCTGCTGAAATGGCTGATCGAATTGGGGATTACGTCCAATGTCATG GAGGGGTATCCTTGGTGGAACAAATGTTCCAGGATCCCAGACTATCCCAGAACAAGCAGGCCCTAGAGGGCTTGGGAGACCTGAAGCTGCTATTTGAATACCTGACTTTATTTGGAATTGCTGAGAAG ATCTCCTTTGACCTGAGCCTGGCTCGGGGCCTGGACTACTATACAGGAGTGATCTATGAAGCAGTGCTGCTACACACCCCAGCTCATGCTGAGGAGGAGCCACTGAATGTGGGCAGTGTGGCTGCTGGTGGGCGCTATGATGGGCTGGTGGGCATGTTTGACCCCAAAGGCCACAAGGTGCCGTGTGTGGGGCTCAGCATTGGAGTAGAGCGGATCTTCTCCATTGTGGAGCAGAGGATGAAG ACTTTTGGTGAGAATATACGGACCACAGAGACCCAAGTGTTTGTGGCCACACCTCAGAAGAACTTTCTCCAAGAACGGCTGAAGCTAATTGCAGAGCTTTGGGATGCTGGGATCAAG GCAGAGCTGATGTATAAGAACAACCCTAAACTACTAACTCAACTGCACTACTGTGAGAACATGGGCATCCCACTGGTGGTCATTATTG GTGGCCATTACACGGGAAAATCTTGTGGCTGA
- the HARS2 gene encoding histidine--tRNA ligase, mitochondrial isoform X2: MVLGVRLYSALYPSWGPVCLLLRSFASCSGNPASCCTMPQLGLLHGRAWAVLFGQLRRPPGAVCIGAVHSHSQGTRDLSPQQMVVREKIIDMVVSCFKRHGAKGLDTPAFELKEMLTEKYGEDSGLIYDLKDQGGELLSLRYDLTVPFARYLAMNKVKKMKRYHVGNVWRRESPTIVQGRYREFCQCDFDIAGQFDPMIPDAECLKIMCEILSGLQLGDFLIKVNDRRILDGIFAVCGVPESKFHAICSSVDKLDKMSWKDVRHEMVAKKGLAAEMADRIGDYVQCHGGVSLVEQMFQDPRLSQNKQALEGLGDLKLLFEYLTLFGIAEKISFDLSLARGLDYYTGVIYEAVLLHTPAHAEEEPLNVGSVAAGGRYDGLVGMFDPKGHKVPCVGLSIGVERIFSIVEQRMKTFGENIRTTETQVFVATPQKNFLQERLKLIAELWDAGIKAELMYKNNPKLLTQLHYCENMGIPLVVIIGEQELKEGVIKLRSVASREEVAITRENLVAEIQKRLSES; encoded by the exons ATGGTGCTCGGGGTTCGCCTCTACAGCGCCCTGTACCCTTCCTGGGGTCCTGTCTGCCTCCTTCTTAGGTCCTTTGCCTCGTGTTCCGGAAATCCTGCCTCCTGCTGCACGATGCCCCAGCTCGGACTCCTACATGGGAGGGCCTGGGCTGTGCTGTTTGGCCAGCTCCGGCGGCCGCCCGGTGCTGTATGCATCGGGGCAGTCCATTCTCATAGCCAG GGCACCAGAGATCTTAGTCCCCAGCAGATGGTTGTGAGGGAGaaaattattgatatggttgttAGCTGCTTTAAACGTCATGGAGCAAAGGGGTTGGATACCCCGGCATTTGAGCTAAAg GAAATGCTTACTGAGAAGTATGGAGAGGACTCTGGGCTCATCTATGATCTGAAGGATCAGGGTGGAGAGCTGTTGTCCTTGCGCTATGACCTTACT GTCCCTTTTGCTCGTTATCTGGCCATGAATAAAGTGAAGAAGATGAAACGCTATCATGTTGGAAACGTGTGGCGGCGGGAGAGCCCAACCATAGTCCAAGGCCGCTACCGGGAGTTCTGCCAGTGT GATTTTGACATTGCTGGTCAGTTTGACCCTATGATCCCTGATGCAGAGTGTTTGAAGATCATGTGTGAAATCCTTAGTGGGTTGCAGCTGGGGGATTTTCTCATTAAG GTCAATGACCGGCGGATTTTGGATGGGATATTTGCCGTCTGTGGTGTTCCTGAAAGCAAGTTCCATGCCATCTGCTCCTCGGTTGACAAACTAGACAAG ATGTCTTGGAAAGATGTGAGACATGAGATGGTGGCAAAGAAAGGCCTGGCTGCTGAAATGGCTGATCGAATTGGGGATTACGTCCAATGTCATG GAGGGGTATCCTTGGTGGAACAAATGTTCCAGGATCCCAGACTATCCCAGAACAAGCAGGCCCTAGAGGGCTTGGGAGACCTGAAGCTGCTATTTGAATACCTGACTTTATTTGGAATTGCTGAGAAG ATCTCCTTTGACCTGAGCCTGGCTCGGGGCCTGGACTACTATACAGGAGTGATCTATGAAGCAGTGCTGCTACACACCCCAGCTCATGCTGAGGAGGAGCCACTGAATGTGGGCAGTGTGGCTGCTGGTGGGCGCTATGATGGGCTGGTGGGCATGTTTGACCCCAAAGGCCACAAGGTGCCGTGTGTGGGGCTCAGCATTGGAGTAGAGCGGATCTTCTCCATTGTGGAGCAGAGGATGAAG ACTTTTGGTGAGAATATACGGACCACAGAGACCCAAGTGTTTGTGGCCACACCTCAGAAGAACTTTCTCCAAGAACGGCTGAAGCTAATTGCAGAGCTTTGGGATGCTGGGATCAAG GCAGAGCTGATGTATAAGAACAACCCTAAACTACTAACTCAACTGCACTACTGTGAGAACATGGGCATCCCACTGGTGGTCATTATTGGTGAGCAAGAACTGAAGGAAGGGGTCATCAAGCTCCGTTCAGTGGCCAGCAGGGAGGAG GTGGCCATTACACGGGAAAATCTTGTGGCTGAAATTCAGAAGCGACTGTCTGAGTCTTGA
- the ZMAT2 gene encoding zinc finger matrin-type protein 2 → MASGSGTKNLDFRRKWDKDEYEKLAEKRLTEEREKKDGKPVQPVKRELLRHRDYKVDLESKLGKTIVITKTTPQSEMGGYYCNVCDCVVKDSINFLDHINGKKHQRNLGMSMRVERSTLDQVKKRFEVNKKKMEEKQKDYDFEERMKELREEEEKAKAYKKEKQKEKKRRAEEDLTFEEDDEMAAVMGFSGFGSTKKSY, encoded by the exons ATGGCGTCGGGCAGTGGG ACAAAAAACTTGGACTTTCGCCGAAAGTGGGACAAAGATGAATATGAGAAGCTCGCCGAGAAGAGGCTCacggaagagagagaaaagaaggatg GAAAACCAGTGCAGCCAGTCAAGCGAGAGCTTCTCCGGCATAGGGACTACAAGGTGGACCTGGAATCCAAACTTGGGAAGACAATCGTCATTACCAAGACCACCCCACAGTCTGAGATGGGAGG atACTATTGCAATGTCTGTGACTGTGTGGTGAAAGACTCCATCAACTTCCTGGATCACATTAACGGAAAGAAAC ATCAGCGAAACCTGGGCATGTCTATGCGTGTGGAACGTTCCACTTTGGATCAGGTGAAGAAGCGTTTTGAAGTCAACAAGAAGAAGATGGAAGAGAAGCAGAAGGATTATGATTTTGAGGAAAGGATGAAGGAACTCAGAGAAGAG GAGGAAAAGGCCAAAGCctacaagaaagagaaacagaaggagaagaaaaggagggctGAGGAGGACTTGACATTTGAGGAGGATGATGAGATGGCAGCTGTGATGGGCTTCTCTGGCTTTGGTTCCACCAAGAAGAGTTACTGA